In Elusimicrobiota bacterium, one DNA window encodes the following:
- a CDS encoding FeoA domain-containing protein — protein MNEEKTSIHGLCPAKQEIEEALSIIWELKEKNNDTKDTVSKKIHESIGRDIFADLENKGFVLLKDAKVMFSPEGEKIAKDLIRRQRVAERLLSDVLDIAEPSSFACDFEHILSKEVEESICTLLGHPRQCPHGSPIPVGECCEKAKDRVDSIIIPLSKIKANSDVKIVYILGEKDIQLHKLMSFGLVPGNTVRVHETYPSFIIQHGETQIAIEEEIAKNIFVKKPK, from the coding sequence ATGAACGAAGAAAAAACATCCATTCATGGCCTGTGTCCGGCAAAACAGGAGATAGAGGAAGCTTTAAGCATTATTTGGGAATTAAAAGAAAAAAACAATGACACAAAAGATACTGTATCAAAAAAAATTCATGAAAGTATAGGAAGAGATATCTTCGCGGATTTAGAAAACAAAGGATTCGTTTTATTAAAGGATGCAAAGGTAATGTTCAGCCCGGAAGGGGAGAAAATTGCTAAAGACCTGATCCGCAGGCAAAGGGTTGCCGAGAGGTTGTTATCCGATGTGCTTGATATTGCCGAACCAAGTTCCTTTGCCTGTGATTTTGAACACATACTTTCAAAAGAAGTTGAGGAAAGTATCTGCACTCTTTTGGGGCATCCCAGGCAGTGCCCGCACGGATCTCCTATTCCTGTGGGCGAGTGCTGTGAAAAAGCAAAAGATAGAGTTGACAGCATAATTATTCCGTTATCAAAAATAAAAGCCAATAGCGATGTAAAAATTGTTTATATCCTGGGAGAAAAAGACATTCAACTGCACAAACTGATGTCTTTCGGCCTGGTTCCGGGAAATACAGTGCGTGTTCACGAAACATACCCTTCCTTTATTATCCAGCACGGCGAGACCCAGATTGCCATTGAAGAGGAAATAGCAAAAAACATATTTGTAAAAAAACCCAAATAA
- the feoB gene encoding ferrous iron transport protein B, which translates to MEKIVLVGNPNVGKSVIFNCLTGNYVTVSNYPGTTVDVSDGLVKLNNKVYQVIDTPGVNSLIPHSEDEIVTSNILLEGDIKAVINVLDSKNLDRSLILTLELIETGLPLIVVLNMHDEAKQRGINIDAEALSSTLGLSIVKTVAITKEGIPELKGLLSQEIKHDSPNFKIEYNEIIEDSLSNIRKELPAFLKDNRAFALRLLASDLEDEKISKYLVKETVEKVHSIKNFCRKELSKPVEAVLMDEKLKITGKLFKKTLKFSAPLNRVIQDFLGRMTLRPFSGLIILFFVLLVMYEFVGRFAAGAMVDFFENTIFKGYINPVFMKLFEKYIHIAFINELFIGEYGIITMALTYAFAIVLPIVTVFFIFFGLLEDSGYLPRLSALSDRLFSKIGLNGRAILPMVLGLGCGTMAVLTSRILDTKKERLLVTLLLALCIPCSAQLGVILGLLGSISFTGFIIWFLSILSSFVLVGFVASKIVKGEKSRFIQELPPIRIPKISNILVKTFARIKWYLKEAVPLFIAGTLFLFFLSKSGLLGFLNKLMNPIVVDLLNLPIETSSAFIVGFLRRDYGTAGLYMLYKKGMMTNQQVVVSLIVVTLFMPCIAQFLVTIKERGIKAAAGIMLFVTTYAILFGSMVNLLLGYLVSYKIISL; encoded by the coding sequence ATGGAAAAAATTGTATTAGTAGGAAATCCGAATGTCGGAAAAAGCGTTATATTTAATTGCCTGACAGGCAATTATGTAACCGTGTCCAATTATCCGGGAACCACCGTAGATGTTTCGGACGGACTGGTGAAGTTGAACAATAAAGTATATCAGGTTATAGATACTCCTGGGGTAAATTCTCTTATTCCGCATTCAGAAGATGAAATAGTCACTTCAAATATATTGCTTGAAGGAGACATTAAAGCAGTAATCAATGTTCTTGACAGTAAGAATCTCGATAGAAGCCTTATTCTTACCCTTGAATTGATAGAGACAGGATTGCCATTGATAGTAGTACTCAATATGCATGACGAAGCCAAACAGCGCGGTATTAATATTGATGCAGAGGCGCTTTCTTCAACCCTGGGATTAAGCATAGTCAAAACTGTTGCTATAACAAAAGAAGGCATACCGGAGTTGAAAGGACTGCTCTCCCAAGAAATAAAACATGACAGTCCAAATTTTAAAATAGAATATAATGAAATAATTGAAGACTCATTGAGCAATATTAGAAAGGAATTGCCGGCATTTTTGAAAGATAACCGCGCTTTTGCTTTAAGGCTGCTTGCGTCGGATCTTGAAGACGAAAAAATATCAAAATATCTGGTAAAGGAAACTGTTGAAAAAGTACATTCAATAAAAAATTTTTGCCGGAAAGAACTTTCAAAGCCGGTTGAAGCGGTGCTGATGGATGAAAAACTTAAAATTACGGGAAAACTTTTTAAAAAAACCCTGAAGTTCTCGGCGCCGTTGAACCGGGTAATACAGGATTTTTTGGGCCGGATGACTTTGCGGCCTTTCAGCGGCCTGATAATTCTCTTTTTTGTGCTGTTAGTAATGTATGAGTTTGTCGGCAGGTTTGCCGCAGGCGCAATGGTGGATTTTTTTGAAAATACAATTTTCAAAGGTTACATTAATCCGGTATTCATGAAATTATTTGAAAAGTATATTCACATCGCGTTTATTAATGAATTATTTATCGGAGAATATGGAATAATAACCATGGCATTGACTTACGCGTTTGCTATTGTTTTGCCTATAGTAACCGTTTTTTTTATTTTTTTCGGATTATTGGAAGATTCCGGGTATTTACCCAGGTTATCCGCTCTTTCAGACAGATTGTTCAGCAAAATCGGACTCAATGGCCGGGCGATACTTCCCATGGTGCTGGGTTTAGGCTGTGGGACTATGGCAGTTTTAACTTCGAGAATACTTGATACTAAAAAGGAAAGGCTGCTGGTAACCTTGCTGCTTGCGTTATGTATCCCGTGTTCCGCGCAGCTGGGTGTAATCCTGGGATTGTTGGGAAGCATATCATTTACAGGTTTTATAATTTGGTTTCTTTCCATCCTCTCATCATTTGTCCTTGTGGGTTTCGTGGCGTCAAAAATTGTTAAAGGCGAAAAGAGCCGCTTTATCCAGGAATTGCCGCCGATAAGGATTCCAAAAATCAGCAATATTCTCGTAAAAACATTCGCAAGAATCAAATGGTACCTGAAGGAAGCTGTTCCGTTGTTTATTGCAGGCACTCTTTTCCTGTTTTTTTTGAGCAAGTCGGGATTGTTGGGATTTTTAAATAAACTAATGAATCCGATTGTTGTTGATTTGCTGAACCTGCCTATAGAAACTTCATCCGCGTTTATTGTGGGATTTTTAAGAAGAGATTACGGAACTGCGGGCCTTTACATGCTTTATAAGAAAGGAATGATGACAAATCAGCAGGTAGTGGTAAGCCTGATTGTGGTTACATTGTTTATGCCGTGTATAGCGCAGTTTCTTGTAACAATAAAGGAAAGAGGAATTAAAGCTGCCGCAGGGATTATGCTTTTTGTTACGACTTACGCGATTTTGTTTGGCAGTATGGTAAATTTACTGTTAGGCTATTTAGTTAGCTATAAAATTATTAGTTTATAG